Proteins from a single region of Dyadobacter fanqingshengii:
- a CDS encoding pyridoxamine 5'-phosphate oxidase family protein, which yields MNYSKLAFTDGIKAIQQRMGSRNTYERVEKMSFREGLTAVEANFIGQMDSFYIASYGENDFPYIQHRGGPQGFIKVIDNQTIGIVDFSGNRQYISVGNIAKNPRVSLILLSYPMQARLKVYAEAEIIEISDNPDLYDLLTPEDYKFRPERMLIFHIKAYDWNCPQHITPRYTEQEMLPMLQEQNEYVRKLEEEVRVLKSKLAGSTA from the coding sequence ATGAACTACTCCAAGCTTGCATTTACCGACGGAATTAAAGCCATCCAGCAAAGAATGGGTAGCCGCAACACCTATGAGCGGGTGGAAAAAATGAGTTTCAGGGAAGGTTTGACCGCCGTTGAAGCCAATTTCATCGGCCAGATGGACAGCTTCTACATAGCTTCGTACGGGGAAAACGACTTCCCGTATATCCAGCATCGCGGCGGGCCGCAGGGTTTTATCAAAGTCATTGATAACCAAACCATTGGAATTGTAGATTTCAGCGGGAACCGGCAATATATATCGGTCGGGAATATCGCGAAAAACCCAAGGGTATCGCTAATCCTGCTTTCCTACCCAATGCAGGCGCGATTAAAAGTTTACGCAGAGGCAGAAATCATAGAGATCAGCGATAATCCTGATCTCTATGACCTCCTCACACCGGAAGATTACAAATTCCGCCCCGAAAGGATGTTGATCTTTCATATCAAAGCATACGACTGGAACTGTCCGCAGCACATTACTCCGAGATATACGGAACAGGAAATGCTGCCAATGCTGCAAGAGCAGAATGAGTATGTCCGGAAGCTGGAAGAGGAAGTGCGAGTCCTCAAAAGTAAGCTGGCAGGTTCGACGGCTTAA